The region agtccaatttccactgacaccctgctggtcaacagcaccggaggcagtcgttgttaacctgggcctcgaccgatccggtatggcaatcatatttgtgatccgcatgatagttttggcacaagttttacgccggatgcccttcctgacgcaaccctcaccatttatctgcgcttgggaccagcaccagaagtacacaaagtataCCCCTAACGGTTGGTTTAGGGATTTCAGCAGTCCCAGACCAGAATGTggccaccatgtttgactggcTAGTTGAAGACTACTTCTGCTAGTTCAGAGCGCCATAGGAACTCCACAGTGACCGAGTATCTTAGATCTATAATCCACAGTGACCGGGAATTTTAGATCTATAATCAGCAGGACATTCAGAAGACTTGGACTGTTCCACATGACCTTTAAAGTAATGTCCTTGCCAAGCAGACGCTCAACACTCAGCTTGACATCCTCACTGGCCAGAACCAGCATGATTAGGATCTCTGGCCCTGCTTGAATGCTCTGCTGTTCAGGAGTTGAACAGGTTCACCCCAGCTGTTCTTATCTTCAGTCATGAGTTTAGGATGCCCATGGAACTGGTGTACAGCTGCCTGCTGATGTGGGAGGAGGCCAGCTTGCTAGGAATAAGACCAGGGCAAGGCCAGCTCTTACTAAAAATGAACATAAGGCTCATGCTGACAGGAAAAGCTGCTTTTACCTGGGGCAcaggtaatttagcatgtcacCCTGTCTATTACATAGgacatttgttgtgtttgttattGATGCTGCTTATTTGTTTGGATAATGTTTGGTttgtgtggttaagtgtttacTGATAATCAATGTTGTGTGGTTAAAAGTGGCCTTCCCCGCTGTTATTGCTGTGTGTGgcctttattacttttttcaataaaaaagcaCTTTCCTtgagcagaaaaataaaattctttgGTGATTGTTCTGTGCCAATGCTAAAATATCAATGCTCATAGATTTAGAATGAAATATTCTAAAAGTACAAGCAAATATGACACACAGAACTGAGTAATTTGTAATACATGTTAACATCTTTGGACAGTTCAAAACATGCCAGGAGAACTATTAAATACAAATGATTAGTTCTGTAAGATGAATCTACATAGTACAGCATTGCATTGGGAGATGAGGAAATAGGGACCAGGTCTTAATTAGATAGAAGTCTTCCATTATATCTTTAATATTGCAAGCAATACATTCTCATAAGAATCATACAGATTGCATTTTAATGCAGGGTACTGAAGAGCTGCTTTATAAACAATTAAGTTTAATATGACCTTATATTTTATCATCTattatcatttcagtggaaacATAACATTcagtttaattaaaatgatGGCAATGCTGCTGctgtattatgtattaaaatacCTAATCATTAATTTGTGCATTTTGCATAAGGTAATGACGCACAACACCACATTTACAATTTTTGTGAATGTTTCAAAGAGCCTTGGAGGGAACTTTACCCATAAGGTGTTTCTTATTATTCTGATCTGGTCTAAACATTATTATGAAACATTTGGGAGCAAAAATACAAAGACCCAAACCAAAGCTTGAGGCCAGAATAGCAAATATCtctacagctacagtgaactttccaggggagctgacataagctgggATAAAAGTAACCCAAactgcacagaatatgagcatgctgaatgtgatgaacttggcttcattaaaATTGTCAGGCAGGTTTCGTGCtaaaaaagccaaaatgaaacacaacagagccagaaatcctatataacccagcacagcccagaaacctatAGCTGAACCTAATCCACATTCCAAGATTATCTTTTCCTTGTAGTGCTTAAAATTTTTAATGGGAAAAGGGGGTGAAATTGTCAaccaaataacacaaataaggACCTGTATCAGAGTGAAGGCAAGaacactgagtctctgctgtggaggcccaaaccatttcatgatattactgcctggaagtgtagctctgaaggccattaacaccactattgttttccccagaacacaggagatgcagaggacaAAGGTGATCCCAAACGCTGTATGACGCAGCATACAGGACCACTCAGAGGGCTGACCAATGAAAGTAAGTgagcagaggaaacacagagtcagtgagaagagcagcaggaagctcagctctgaATTGTTTGCTCGAACAATTGGAGAAGTTCTGTGTTTATAAAAAACAGCAGCCACACATACAGCTATGAAGGCCCCAGTGAGGGAGAATGCTGTCAAGACGACGCTCAGAGTGTCATCCCAGGATAAGAACTCCACAGGCTTGGGGAGGCAGCTGCTTCGCTGAATGTTTGGCCAGAACTCAGGAGGGCAGCCCACACAGTTCAAAGAGTCTGAGATATTAGAAAAACTTATTTAGAACCTTATTTTAGAAAGAACCATGAGgaagtgaaaaaacaaagctACAATTATCCAGAGTGAAATTTCTCACTGACAATACATGACCTGTTTTGTtgctgatctctccttctgcacatggtatacagtcaaagcagcagactggctttcctttctgcacagccttcctGGTTCCTGGAGgacagctctcactgcacacagatcTTGGTACCTAAGAGACATTAGacaaatcattcattttttattaaaaaaaaatcacaaagtcAAAATGCTATACACAGATCAATGTTTTTTTGTACTAGTGTCAAGTTTAGTgtgaggaacagagagagggtgaggtTTTCTGTTGATGGTAAGGGTGGGTTTAGGGATAGGATGAAAGTCGAAATTACACTCCAGcaacagcacccccccccccccccaattacTATGGTGCACGGCTggttacattttataaaaaataatgacttaataaagcgtgggaacgagatcttaATTCGCGGCCACTTCTTAATAAGCCGTGATCTAATTCCCGTGAAGCCGTGGCCATACATTAGGTTTTCGTTACCACTCGTTAATAAGGCCTGGCCAGGCCAcaccttattttatttatacatgatGTCACCAGCGGGCTCCGTACAATTCTCTTATTttatgagaaataaaatattttcaacaatttaaataaagtaCACATATGGAGTACTTGATTTTTTTCGAGGTTTTGGAATTGCAAATTTTCAATAATCGTGTCGTAGTTTTAGGCAAAAAGAAGTGAATTAATTTTACATCTGATGACATGTTAAAGACTACTGGAAGACTGTACTATACCTCGGTCTGTCCTCCCACCCAGCTGATAGCTCTGCTCATACTGAACTCTTGGCCTCTTGGTCTGGATGAGTCATAGTGACCCACTGTCACAAAATCCAAACCACCATCTTTCTTAACCTGCCAGTTTATGAGCTCGTAGACGGCCATAGGATCTCCACTGGAATCAAACGAGACCTGAAAACCATTCTTTGTACTGAAGTTTACCCTCTTGAGCTGGTCGAGTATCTGTAGTggtacatacaatgtaaaaaaccGTGAACAGAACTGTGACTTTTAACCGTAACAAATTCGTTGAACGGATTactaaaaaatatgaacaaattaATATCGACATTATTATTCATCGTGAATGAGTATATTGACCATTCTAACCTCGTTATGATAAATAGTGTTTCACAGTTTCAGCGCCAAATTTTAGTGTGAACGAAAATGTGTGCAG is a window of Pygocentrus nattereri isolate fPygNat1 chromosome 7, fPygNat1.pri, whole genome shotgun sequence DNA encoding:
- the LOC108434073 gene encoding extracellular calcium-sensing receptor-like — encoded protein: MIFRELRFARAMEFAIHEINNRTDLLPGITLGYQIHDSCGAVPMAIKVALQFANGMEPFFSDTDSCSKSAAAAVPALVGDSFSSTSISMTRMLGLFGIPQVSHYATCACLSDKRQYPAFFRTVPSDHHQAAALARMVRHFGWTWIGAVRSDSDYGNSGMTSFLKAAQEEGICVEYSESYYRTDPRSKLERVANVIRRSTARVIVAFLSAGEMRVLLEELARQPLPPLQWIGSEAWIIDPEFLRFNMCAGAIGFGIPRSVIPGLREFLLDLSPAQALKSPLLTEFWESSFSCSLKGSSEGARECDGSEDIRALQNPYTDTSQLRATNLVYKATYAIAHAIHGVICNDTQCDKSATFTPWQILDQLKRVNFSTKNGFQVSFDSSGDPMAVYELINWQVKKDGGLDFVTVGHYDSSRPRGQEFSMSRAISWVGGQTEVPRSVCSESCPPGTRKAVQKGKPVCCFDCIPCAEGEISNKTDSLNCVGCPPEFWPNIQRSSCLPKPVEFLSWDDTLSVVLTAFSLTGAFIAVCVAAVFYKHRTSPIVRANNSELSFLLLFSLTLCFLCSLTFIGQPSEWSCMLRHTAFGITFVLCISCVLGKTIVVLMAFRATLPGSNIMKWFGPPQQRLSVLAFTLIQVLICVIWLTISPPFPIKNFKHYKEKIILECGLGSAIGFWAVLGYIGFLALLCFILAFLARNLPDNFNEAKFITFSMLIFCAVWVTFIPAYVSSPGKFTVAVEIFAILASSFGLGLCIFAPKCFIIMFRPDQNNKKHLMGKVPSKAL